From the genome of Papaver somniferum cultivar HN1 chromosome 2, ASM357369v1, whole genome shotgun sequence, one region includes:
- the LOC113350246 gene encoding probable protein phosphatase 2C 40 produces the protein MYGETIVEPVGELQVTFGYQCSGKQGGSSKMADGYEIPYGHRFRRKSSFSFLSGAALSANTTLANTNICNGRIGAEILPSLDSPKSFRRVPSSPSFARLDMLSCSFQSGMSTLSSTSSNQSEISDWEFHRLKSMSAPSENENFLHAKEVEVAGGAAGEDRVQAVCSEENGWLFCAIYDGFNGRDAADFLAGTFYETIGLYLNLLEKEMKEESNMNSDDCLLYYMDENTSQSEEHVPERTYEDSNDKSFTDAKPSLVNNQEISYDSFRHKVLDCLQSALNQAETDFLYMVEQEMEDRPDLVSVGSCVLVVLIYDKDLYILSLGDSRAVLATYGVDANEKLEAIQLSDIHSVDNKIERDQLLNDHPNEPSVIVGGKVKGKLKLTRAFGVGYLKKRKMNDALMGILQVPNLLSPPYVSTQPSLNVHRISKEDCFVVIGSDGLFDFITSDEAVRLVHKYILSNPSGHPAKFLLEQLVLRAADSAGFSTEELMRIPAGRRRKYHDDVTVIVVILGSNLRTSKASTVL, from the exons ATGTATGGAGAAACAATTGTTGAGCCTGTCGGAGAACTGCAGGTCACTTTTGGCTACCAATGTAGTGGTAAACAAGGAGGTTCTAGTAAAATGGCGGATGGATATGAGATTCCATATGGACATAGATTTCGAAGGAAAAGCTCCTTTTCTTTCTTGTCTGGAGCTGCTCTAAGCGCTAACACCACATTAGCTAATACAAATATATGCAATGGCCGGATAGGGGCTGAAATTCTTCCTAGTCTGGATTCTCCAAAATCATTCCGTAGAGTCCCCTCTTCACCGTCATTTGCTAGGTTGGATATGTTATCGTGTTCTTTTCAGAGTGGAATGTCAACCTTGAGTTCTACTTCATCAAATCAGAGCGAGATATCAGATTGGGAATTTCATAGATTGAAATCAATGAGTGCTCCTTCTGAAAACGAAAATTTCCTTCATGCTAAGGAAGTAGAAGTTGCGGGTGGGGCAGCTGGTGAAGATAGAGTTCAAGCTGTTTGttcagaagaaaatggttggctcTTTTGTGCTATATATGACGGGTTTAATGGAAGGGATGCAGCTGACTTTTTGGCAGGGACATTCTATGAAACCATTGGGCTATACTTGAATCTTTTGGAGAAGGAAATGAAAGAGGAAAGTAACATGAATTCAGATGATTGTCTCCTATATTATATGGATGAAAATACTTCTCAATCTGAGGAACACGTTCCTGAGAGAACTTATGAAGACAGCAATGATAAAAGCTTCACCGATGCAAAACCTTCACTAGTTAATAATCAAGAAATCTCATATGACTCGTTTAGGCATAAAGTGCTTGATTGCCTCCAATCTGCTCTTAATCAGGCTGAGACTGATTTTCTGTACATGGTTGAACAAGAAATGGAGGATCGTCCTGACTTAGTTTCCGTTGGGTCTTGTGTTTTGGTTGTTCTAATTTATGATAAGGATCTATATATACTTAGTTTAGGTGATAGTAGAGCTGTGTTAGCTACATATGGTGTTGATGCTAATGAGAAGTTGGAAGCTATTCAACTGTCAGATATTCATAGTGTTGACAATAAAATAGAACGGGATCAACTTCTCAATGATCATCCAAATGAGCCCTCGGTTATTGTTGGTGGAAAAGTAAAAGGGAAATTGAAGCTAACTCGTGCATTTGGAGTTGGTTATTTGAAAAAG AGAAAAATGAACGATGCTTTGATGGGTATTCTCCAAGTTCCAAATCTATTAAGTCCACCATATGTCTCCACCCAGCCTTCATTGAATGTTCATAGAATCTCAAAAGAGGACTGCTTTGTAGTTATCGGAAGTGATGGATTATTTGATTTCATCACGAGTGATGAAGCTGTAAGACTTGTGCATAAATATATTTTAAGCAACCCATCAGGTCATCCAGCTAAATTCCTTCTTGAGCAGCTCGTACTAAGAGCCGCTGATAGTGCAG GTTTCAGCACAGAAGAATTAATGAGAATCCCTGCTGGTAGAAGAAGGAAGTACCACGATGACGTGACCGTGATTGTAGTCATACTTGGTAGCAATCTGCGCACGTCAAAGGCCTCAACTGTTCTATAG
- the LOC113350247 gene encoding heavy metal-associated isoprenylated plant protein 35-like, with product MASAAAVTEDASAEPVNYKTCILRVSIHCEGCKKKVKKILKKIQGVEDIIIDSKIHKVTVIGSVNGEALLRKLLIKGKHAEFWPAPPPPQKVTQTKEKRQETLKSGEIKKDQQPQISKDGNSSEPEQQNQSKPDEEKIQVKVKNITINGETSNDNSNQSANEGVQADKGVNGPTQEAKAEGKLPANSSPVNPTPANDNTGIENGVAAGNDKAVGSGIVRKKKGQKSSETSETVQIPGDTARSVEASSHPAGQATESVYRGPSSRQHANPYPSYDTPPTYVMSYNTANPSSSYSETYYAQLPTYTYSQPPPPYMHAQEPPPSFMYSDSPPQQHPQQQSDSFTMFSDENANGCSIM from the exons ATGGCATCAGCAGCCGCAGTAACTGAAGACGCTTCAGCAGAACCCGTAAACTACAAG ACTTGCATACTGAGAGTATCAATTCATTGTGAAGGTTGCAAGAAAAAGGTcaagaaaattttgaagaaaattcaGG GTGTTgaggatattataattgattcgAAGATACACAAAGTGACCGTGATAGGCAGCGTAAATGGAGAAGCTTTACTTAGGAAGCTTTTGATTAAAGGGAAACATGCTGAGTTTTGGCctgctcctcctcctcctcaaaagGTTACTCAAACGAAAGAGAAAAGACAAGAAACTCTGAAGAGTGGTGAAATTAAGAAAGACCAACAACCTCAAATAAGTAAAGATGGTAACTCTAGTGAACCAGAACAGCAGAATCAGAGCAAACCAGATGAAGAAAAGATTCAAGTTAAGGTCAAAAACATCACCATTAACGGCGAAACTAGCAACGACAACAGCAATCAGTCTGCTAATGAAGGAGTTCAGGCCGATAAGGGAGTTAATGGTCCAACCCAGGAGGCAAAAGCCGAGGGGAAATTGCCAGCAAACTCATCTCCGGTTAACCCTACGCCGGCAAACGACAATACGGGCATTGAAAACGGCGTAGCCGCTGGAAATGACAAAGCTGTTGGGAGTGGCATTGTCCGTAAAAAGAAAGGGCAAAAGAGTAGCGAGACATCTGAAACCGTACAAATTCCTGGGGATACAGCGAGAAGCGTTGAGGCGTCATCTCATCCAGCTGGTCAAGCAACAGAATCGGTGTACCGTGGCCCATCTTCACGTCAGCATGCAAATCCTTATCCGTCGTACGATACACCTCCAACTTACGTTATGAGTTACAACACAGCCAACCCTAGCAGTAGTTACAGTGAGACATACTATGCCCAACTACCAACTTACACGTATTCCCAACCACCGCCACCATACATGCACGCACAAGAACCACCACCGTCGTTTATGTACTCCGATTCACCACCGCAACAGCATCCTCAACAACAGTCGGATTCATTTACAATGTTCAGCGATGAAAATGCAAATGGATGTTCCATCATGTGA